The sequence taaATTTCCAAAAGTAGTGGTGCATCTAAATAACCGGAATTTAAAGATAACACAGCATATATATCATTTAGATTACCAAAATAATGGAAACTAGATTGTGACCCGCGGTTGCGCtagattatttatattaatatttataatttgtgtgtttaagttaaaattttatgatatgatgatattttataaatttcagtCCACCTCAAGATtgcattttttagtttttggtttgattATGATTTGATTGTAGGTTTTGCTCAGTCTTTTGAAAACCGGTCCGAGCGGTCGAACCGATCCGACCGTGACTTGCTGAAGAAGCCAAGTCCAGTTTGGTTTAAAACTCTGAAAAAACAGTAAAACCATCTAAAAATTGGTAAAAACAGTAATCTGGATCagtaaaagaaaatagaaagtgTAATATATGTAGAAGTAAATTTCATttagtataattatataattgtgcAAGAGCTAAAATTaagcatataaaaaaaactattgcaTGTCCACATTTGTGCAGcgttaagtgttttttttttgcttcgaTTTTGGTTTGActattttggttttagttttagaAATTTAGACATCATTTGAGTTTcggttatttttgttttcaatttgaTTTAGATAGCAAAGGTCGGAACCAATAATATCCAAAAATTGGATCAAATTTGGTTTCACTTTTTGTGTATTTTCTGACAGTATGGATAAAAACATcagatgattttaatttttcagtttaattatcgggttgtttaataaaaaataactcgggttgtttaataaaaaatattgaatattttttttaatattttaaaaaaaaaaatatatgcggttcaaaattttggtaatttgatttataaatataaattttgtttgtttttatttctgaTTTAGTATGAATCGATCCTTCAGTTTTTGATACGTGTACCTACGCTTTTGTGTGGCTATCTATATGGAATAAATAAACAACTAATTTCAACCATTTTAAGCATTATATGGGAAAACAATATCAAATCCATCACAAGTATCAACCCAAAAATATATGAAGGTAAAGAcaatcaaaattaatttgttatgaactgtatatattaaaaataattgacaACAACACGAAGGAAAATTAATACCTACATGAACATCATCAATATGATTTTACTTCAGCTCcatctaaattattaaaattttgaaaataaaactataaaaaaataaagttaaaaaaaaagattacatcATAAAAATAAGAGATAGACAAGTTGAAAGACAAGAACGAAGGAAAAAAATCCCAAACTATGTTCATCATATTTATTGTGTTAATCATGGTACTTTTTGGTTCTTATTAGATGTAAATTTAATACATAATTACAAAGATCTGTGTTACaatgataaaaataacatttcatttaataacaaataaacaagacaaataaattatattaaattggtaTAAAAAGACTACTCAGAGTTAAAAGTTCAATTAAAATAAGAccaaataaaagaataaaataaaaaagattaaatataaatatataaaccgcGCATAGCGCGGTAAAATCTCTAGTCTGAGTTAAAAAAGGGTACAAAGCTATTGAAAAGTTGCTAGCGAAGAAGCTCTTAATTTTCAGATGTTATAAAAATACACAGACCTAGAAAGTTCCTCCAGCAAGATCGCTTGTTTTGCTGATAATTGTTTGAAAATGTAAACGGACCTAAAATGGGAAATTTGCCAAATATATCCTAAAAActaatttgaaatttaaaaataaacaacatattcaatcaaatgtaaaactaacttaaacgaataataaaaataaacgaccaaaaaaaatcaaaacgttattttatgattatatccTTTCGAAGTCTACACTTTTAATCGGAAGAAGTCTACACTTTTAATCGGAAGAAGTCTAAATCTTAAGTTGATATAATAATTTTacttaaaaatgtataattttaattaaaatttaaaacaattgaaaaatttaaaagaatatattattGATATGACAACTATATGTTAGACAATGCTTATGGTTGACAACACACAGTTCAAAGACGTAAATAGTATTAAGgtcatatttttaaagttagATTTTagatacagatttttttttttcgttttattGACTTGAATTCACATATCAATTTtgagtagtttatattttacatatttttatatcagATACAATGATAATTATGACATTTTAGTTATCAAATAgacatttagggtttggggtttaacgTAACTTCAAACTGTAGGGTAACAAGTCTActtcattttaaaattgtagGGTATCAAGTCTTCCCCAATTTAAAAGACTTTTTGGTTATCAAGTCTACTTCACTTTTGGGTATAATGGAATTTTTGTAGTCTATTAAAATTAgagattacaaaaaaataatatggccattgtcctcttcttcatcctttACAGATTCTTGTGACGCAAGAGCAACTCCCTTTCTTTTCTTGCCTCCATCCAGTTCCATATCATGAGCTTTGAGCATTCCAACCACTTCATCAAATCCGATCTCATCAGTGTTGAGTGAGATTGACATAGCAACTTTGTAGGCAGTGTATTTGGCAAGAAGACACCTCAAGAATATTTTTTCAGCAACTTCTTGTCCTTGAATCTTTTTCCAAGAGTTAAGGATTCTTAAGCTATTCTGCTGAGCTGAGAGCTGAATTCTTCAATCGACTCATGTTCCTCTACTTTAAGATTTTCAACTTTGAAGCATAGTAATCCATCTATGAGCTTTTCACCTTCGAGGTTCCTTCAAAATTAGTTTGAAGAATCTTCCATACCTCTTTAGCTGTCTCACATCCTTGAATCAGTTTGAATTTCTTCTTGGTAACACTCGCATGTATCGCATGCAGTGGTTTTGAGTTAAACCGTCAGATTCAGTTCTGTTtcagtctagtcttcttccggTTTTTCGGGCTCAATGCCATATTCGTCTTTGACCTTTGGCTCAGTCCACCCAGTCATGATTGACTTCCAAGCCATGGCCCATGGCATCGATTCCTCGAATGATTGATCTCATCTTTGACTTTCACAGCCCACCCAGTCTTGACTGACTTCCAAGCCATGGCATCGATTCCTCGAATGATTGATCTCATCTTTGACTTCCACAGTCCAAGTTGGACGCATCCAAAATCACCCTTGCACTGGAAACCAATTCATgataattttctatttattctGCATGGTCTCACCTGTTATGTAATCAAACGGGTGCTTTCTCTATACCAATTATAAATGAAAGAACTATCACACAAACTAAAGCATATAATACACCAGAGAATAtctctacaaaaatatgtgtaTTTACTGGTATTATTTTAAAGCGACCTTACAAGTATCTATTTAAACAAAACTTGGACAAGATCCTCATCCTCTTGGCTTGTTGCCCTAACCTCACATATCCTAAAATCGAATACAATACCTTAGAACCTCTCCCCTTAGCCTTTGGTATTTTCACTTGCTTATAAGTTTATGAAACCTACTATTATGCTAAAAATACAATTTCGGTGACAATCCTAATACATAGATCGTGTGTGActatatataccatataaacatATAGTCAAATCGGCTAACCTAGTCATCTGCCCAATATTTACCAAATCCTCATTTATGGTAAGTTCCCTAAAATTTCTTCCAAATCTTTATGAATTTCCCATCGCAAGATCTTCAAGAAGTTTTCATATTAACTTTGACTTGAACCGCATGCATACTTGCCGTCGCAGATTCTGCTACACTCGTTATTGCACTTACGTCTGAATTAGAATGTCCACCCGATCTTTCCATCTTCATAATTATGgaattaatataaaaatcgaGTTGGATCAAAACTATTTGGTGGTTGAAAAAACATTTCTTGTTTTGagaataaaatgtaaaaatataggtTGATAAGTAtggtatcccctatatattatttgagaagcattacaacatttttttgtagtcacgtgtcatcactagaatgattcttagaatccttagagaaatagataaggccatctaaatatataataagttttttattaaaccacaataaatacattattaatgtgcttcattatttctttaaataagattacagaattgcctaatgtggctaaagtatatatgacaattaatgattttgaataataaaaaattgataaaaacaagtgtgtattataattatatttgtctaattttaagctattaaaataaattaaacaatcatagtaaccatataataaaaattaaaaaattatttatatattatattttgaatttttaaaaacgagtataaattactaaaactgttaaaagttttacattcaaattttgtgatctatgatttaaaacttttgttaagacatgatacaaataattaaaaaaataatataagttgaaagtctcatttaataagtatcaaaaataaaagatatataaatatatgtatcattttaaattaaactatatgccatataaaaatacataaatatcttaattttgaagtttattttgaacatttttttgacaaaaaatttgaaaaattattgacaacttaaaattttaaaatattataaattacttaaaccattaatcccacagtgaaaattttgttatcaataatttagactttttgctataacaaaTACAGATGATAAAAAACAATATGAGCAAaaaacatcatctaataaatattaatattaaaatataccatatatatgttactatcatttaaatttaattatatatcgtatcaagtagaaaaaatattttttcgatttataaagtttatttatatgttcccaccaatttaattatataaataatagataatgactttttaattattcaatatatatttattatttcataatatgttataaacatattatatataaaataatttatatatataatgtttatcccgcgcaaggtgcggatcttaacctaattaatattaaaaaatcgaCTTGGATCaaaatcataaaactataatCATATATTGTTTTGGTTATTTGAGTAGGTCCCAATAGTTATGATCCAaaccaaagaaaacaaattcaaCCTTAGTAACATCCTAAATATCTTTTAACAGTATAGATAGATTCTTAACAATAGTATGAAAATTTTCAGGACTGCTTGATCTGAGTAGTGAGTACTGCTCCATAAAACATTGGTTTCTAAATTatgcaaaattattttataaaaattcttatgaaatattttatagCTATAAAATATTAGATCCGGTTTTGAGAAGATGAAACCAACGATATATTTTGGTGACTAGATCATTCTAAGATATTAAACGCGAAGCTTTTTTATGAAGCTACCTAAAACAAAGAgcaaattagctcaatatactGAAAAGAGTGGGATACCATTGAATTGGGGGAAAATGGTAGTgttgaaaggaaaaaaattgaAGGGAAATAGGGTATGTAGTGCAAATATGGGGAAAGTTGTGTATAGGGAGTACAAATACTCAAACAAATACAGATCCATTATACACATCGAAAAAATTGCTCGAGAGGAAGCTCttaaattagttaaaatttaaaagtaaaatacatTGAAAGTTCCTCCAACAAGATTCGCTTGTCTTGAAAAGAATGTCCGCGAACCATCCTCAGGGCGGATCGCATTTAAAAATTTGGACCAAAAAAGCTTTGCTATGAAACGGAAGTCCAACTTGTCTTCGACTGGATAGAAAAGCTAATGTGTGTTATCTCATGGAATCAACAGTTTTGTAGTCATGTTGTCTTCTCCTGCGGCACCTGAACTGAGGTTTACTATCTGAGAATTTCGCATCACCAGACATCTCCACAGTTGAATCTGCTCCAGATCCAATCCAAAACAAAACACCAATAATCACCAAGCAAAACACACTAATAaataagatacaaatacataCAAAAGAACTAACTAACATGACAATCAAACTCCACAATGTATCATATCTATAGAAGAACCCGTCTGCGAATCAGTCAACGCACCATTGGACAATACAATCTAAATTTTCAATCTGTATAACATGATCTAACCAATAAGCATCAATTCTCAATCTTCATACTTATAGAAACCATAATTCTCAAGATGGAACACAAATGTGTAAAGTTTGGAGCTTTTACCTGCCCAAAACAATGGCTtcacgtcttcttcttcatcatcgcACTCATCACCATAACCAAACTCAACATCTCCTCTGTACCCAGGCTCACTCCCGTACCCAGATTCGTTCCCCATCGGGTCGACACCAACGGGGAACCCAAACCCGGAAGCTTCCTTCTCTCCGCCGGAATCTCGCCGCTCTTGCCGCGATCTCCGCGCCTCGCTCACATCGGAAGCCCAATTCGCTTCGCTGAACAGCTCCCCGCTCGAATCCGTCCCGACGGCGAACGGAAAATCAGAGCAAGTCCCGTGAGCTCCGATGGAGCAGCATCTCAGAGTCCCGCTCCGATCGCTACTCCGACCAGACACCGATCTAGAATTGCGCCGCCGCCGCTTCCTCGCTACTAAGCGGAGACTCCCCTTAGTGTTGCAGTTGGAAGCTGAGAGCTTGTCTTCGTCGGCGAGAGAGAGACGGCTCATAGCTTCGATGGAGAAAGAAGTGGTGGAGCGATCGGAGAAGCAAGGGCGTTTGGTGGAGATGGAGCCGCCATGTGACGGGGGCTGTTCAGATGGGTCTAGGGTTTTGGAGCGGTGAAATGGCCGCCATGAGAGGAGCTGTAAGGTGCAAGATTCGATCGAGTTTCGTGATGATTCAATAATATGTTTCTGTGACATTTCTTCTTACTTTCCAGATGAGTGAAACAAGAACCTTCAGAAAGATCCGATCTTTGGGAGTGGATCTctgcttttcttttttatttacaggCTGTTTGTTGGAGAGAATCTTTTTGGGTTTTAAGAGAAGCCATACACATCCCACCTTAAGTAACTGGacagaaactttttttttttctcttcctgttttttatttatttcccaAAAAAGCTCTATGATCACATGTATTTATCCATAAACCGGATTTTGTACTATTTAGCAATGATAATGTACGGTGCTTTCCGTTGTTGATAATCTATAGTATACGTTCTTTTGTCCACGATATTATTTAGTACATGTATtagtgtatttttattttatttttgtttgtcaacAACACATATTAGTGTATTTCTTAAAGAGAActgaaaactaaaataaaaaaataaagcagtTTGTTTGGTCAACAAAATTTAATtccttttttgtaattttaaaattatgaagttcaaaatatttatgaggAAGATGTAAAATCGGAGTaggagaaaaaaattaaaaataagaaaatgtcTTAACAATAGTTTGTCTTCTTTCGACTCAGGTATTTACCAAACGGGTAAAGATGTAGTATTTACTAGGACCGTTTACATTTCACCTGAAATGTAATTACTTTACCCAATTACCACCGGTGAAAACTAgggaaaagtgccaatttcgacccaaactatttcagtcgtgccaaatacgacccgaacaattgatcagtgccaaatacgaccttaactcaattataattcaaaaaaactacccgaacttcttaaaacgtgcctaaatctacattgactctaacagaagttagtcaaccgttaacaagataaaacgacgtcgtttgatatacgaggaaaagtgccaatttcgacTCCAATACTCTCAATCGTGCCAAATAAGACCCGAACAAATGGTCAGTGCCAAAaacgacctcaactcaattataatttaaaaaaaaattatccaattttttctaaaacgtGTCTAAATCTACATtaactctaacagaagttaatCAACTTTTAACAAAGATAAGACGATGTtgttttgatatatgtatttttttagaaaatatgttcATTTCGGGATTCAAATCCGTGTTGAGATATCCTTTTAAATGGGCACACTAACaactaaactaaaataattttttgaaatattattacaaatttgaaattatataaactattattattcttcatcttatccaatttaaaattttggtgacaattttttctgatttatataaatacagtAACGATTTTAgtctagttgttagtgtgcccCTTTAAAAAGATATCCCAGCACGGATTTGAATCCcgaaatgaacatatttttttaaaaaatacatatatcaaaacaACATCGTCTTATCTTTGTTAAAAGTTGattaacttctgttagagttaATGTAGATTTAGAcacgttttagaaaaaaattggataaattttttttaaattataattgagttgaggtcgttTTTGGCACTGACCATTTGTTCGGGTCTTATTTGGCACGATTGAGAGTATTGGAGTCGAAATTGACACTTTTCCTCGTATatcaaacgacgtcgttttatcttgttaacggttgactaacttctgttagagtcaatgtagatttaggcacgttttaagaagttcgggtagtttttttgaattataattgagttaagatcgtatttggcactgatcaattgttcgggtcgtatttggcacgactgaaatagtttgggtcgaaattggcacttttcccGTGCAAACTATGGTAAACGATTAAAAAAGGTCACGTGCACCACGTGATGTTCACTGCCCTATTTACTAACATCGGGCGGGCTCGCCAATTCGAAAGCCCTAAACTAAGCCAAGTTCTCTACTTTCCACCGCAGCATTTTCGCCCCAAACTCATCACATCTCAGGTGATAACTTTAcgcctctcttcttcttccatcaGAATTGTCTTTTACGTTAACGGAATCATTACCGCTTTTTTTCTAAATTCTACGATTAATCAAATCTCGTTCGCTCTCTAGgctctttttcctgtcttgaGAACGCTTCTTCGTTTCAATTATAAGATGAGCAGCCGTTCGAGTAGAAGTATATACGTGGGGAACCTTCCGGGCGATATACGcgagagagaggttgaagattTGTTCAGTAAGGTAAAACCCACTTCACTTCCTCAACTCAATCGTTTTTCTTGAATTGTTGACATCTGATAAGAATTGTTCATCCTTAGTATGGGCCTGTTGTTCAAATCGATCTGAAGATCCCGCCAAGGCCTCCTGGCTATGCCTTCGTCGAGGTCAGCTTCCCTCTCCTTGTTGATTTTTTAGAGATAGGCTTCTCTTTGACAGGTAAAATGATTCATTTCTAGTTTGAGGATCCTCGGGATGCTGATGATGCTATTCATGGCCGTGATGGATATGACTTTGACGGCCATTCTTTACGGGTTTGTTCTTCTACTTTTTTAACTCTAAAAAGTTTGATTTCTTGAAGTGTTGTTATTTGATGCATGTTGCCAGGTGGAGCTAGCACATGGTGGGAGGCGTTCATCTAATGATGCTCGTAGTAGTTACGGTGGTGCCAGTCGTGATGGTGGAGACCGTGGGCGTGGACCATCTAGGAGATCTGAGTTCCGTGGTACATATGATATGTTTAGCATTGTTTACTTACTGTGCTAAAATTTTTTTGGAGAAATCTCTAATTTGGTAGTTTCCATCCACTGTACAGTTCTTGTGTCAGGTTTGCCTTCATCTGCTTCCTGGCAAGACCTCAAGGTTAAACATTTTAACACCAGCTTCAGTGTGGACAACAAATTCCTTAAAATGTCGTTCGTTTGCATTCTCACTTTTCTTGTTGTTGTGTAGGATCACATGCGTAAAGGAGGAGAAGTCTGTTTCTCTCAAGTCTATCGTGATGGTAGAGGTTGTTAGTCCTCATTTCTTACCcgagaatatatatgtatatgtgtcTAAAGCTGTTTTAGCTGTTAAGTAGCTTGTAGcctgatttaaaaatatatatatatatatatatcttggaCTGGTTATAAATAGGTACAACTGGAATTGTAGATTACACCAGCTACGAGGACATGAAGTATGCGGTGAGATGTTCTTCTTGTTCCTATTCTTTAATATTCTTCCTTGACTGCTCATGAGTATATTCTTCATTGTCTACAGATTAAAAAGCTCGATGACACTGAGTTTAGGAATGCGTTTTCTCGTGGATATGTCC is a genomic window of Brassica napus cultivar Da-Ae chromosome A2, Da-Ae, whole genome shotgun sequence containing:
- the LOC125586410 gene encoding uncharacterized protein LOC125586410, with amino-acid sequence MSQKHIIESSRNSIESCTLQLLSWRPFHRSKTLDPSEQPPSHGGSISTKRPCFSDRSTTSFSIEAMSRLSLADEDKLSASNCNTKGSLRLVARKRRRRNSRSVSGRSSDRSGTLRCCSIGAHGTCSDFPFAVGTDSSGELFSEANWASDVSEARRSRQERRDSGGEKEASGFGFPVGVDPMGNESGYGSEPGYRGDVEFGYGDECDDEEEDVKPLFWADSTVEMSGDAKFSDSKPQFRCRRRRQHDYKTVDSMR
- the LOC106399770 gene encoding serine/arginine-rich-splicing factor SR34 isoform X1, encoding MSSRSSRSIYVGNLPGDIREREVEDLFSKYGPVVQIDLKIPPRPPGYAFVEFEDPRDADDAIHGRDGYDFDGHSLRVELAHGGRRSSNDARSSYGGASRDGGDRGRGPSRRSEFRVLVSGLPSSASWQDLKDHMRKGGEVCFSQVYRDGRGTTGIVDYTSYEDMKYAIKKLDDTEFRNAFSRGYVRVREYDSRRDSRSPSRGRSYSKSRSRGRSHSRSRSRSRSRSRSPKAKSSRRSPAKSTSRSPRSRSKSRSPPPRGSRSRSRSPLPSVQKEASKSPSKLSPAKSPMRSRSKSKSRSRSPSG
- the LOC106399770 gene encoding serine/arginine-rich-splicing factor SR34 isoform X2, translated to MSSRSSRSIYVGNLPGDIREREVEDLFSKYGPVVQIDLKIPPRPPGYAFVEFEDPRDADDAIHGRDGYDFDGHSLRVELAHGGRRSSNDARSSYGGASRDGGDRGRGPSRRSEFRVLVSGLPSSASWQDLKDHMRKGGEVCFSQVYRDGRDYTSYEDMKYAIKKLDDTEFRNAFSRGYVRVREYDSRRDSRSPSRGRSYSKSRSRGRSHSRSRSRSRSRSRSPKAKSSRRSPAKSTSRSPRSRSKSRSPPPRGSRSRSRSPLPSVQKEASKSPSKLSPAKSPMRSRSKSKSRSRSPSG